The following coding sequences lie in one Lelliottia jeotgali genomic window:
- a CDS encoding DNA-damage-inducible protein I, whose product MRIEVTIAKTTVLPAGALDALAGELSRRINDTFPDREGAVTVRYATANNLSVLGGAKDDKDRISEILQETWESADDWFITD is encoded by the coding sequence ATGCGTATTGAAGTGACTATCGCCAAAACAACCGTTTTGCCTGCTGGCGCGCTGGACGCGCTGGCCGGAGAATTATCCCGACGCATCAACGACACCTTCCCCGATCGCGAAGGAGCCGTCACCGTCCGTTACGCCACCGCCAATAATCTCTCCGTACTCGGTGGGGCAAAAGATGATAAAGATCGTATTAGCGAAATCCTGCAAGAAACGTGGGAAAGCGCCGACGACTGGTTCATCACAGATTAA
- a CDS encoding N-methyl-L-amino-acid oxidase, with the protein MKYDLIILGSGSVGSAAGYYATKAGLNVLMIDAHLPPHAEGSHHGDTRLIRHAYGEGERYVPLVLRAQALWDELSALSEDKIFERTGVVNLGPAHSEFLANVEHSAREFNLDVERLDASAISQRWPEITVPADYIGLFEANSGVLHCETAIKTWVSLAEQSGCAQLFNCPVTAIHHHDDGVTVDTPEGPYTASRLLVSAGTWVTKLMPELPIQPVRKVFSWFQADGRFSTQNKFPAFTGELPNGDQFYGFPSEKDALKIGKHNGGQIISSPEERKPFGDLPGDGSEAFSFLRHVLPGVGGLLYGAACTYDNTPDEDFIIDTLPGHNNTLLITGLSGHGFKFASVLGEIAAQFAQGIAPQFDLTPFSLARFGG; encoded by the coding sequence ATGAAATACGACTTGATTATTTTAGGCAGCGGCTCCGTCGGTTCTGCTGCGGGTTATTACGCCACCAAAGCTGGCCTGAACGTCCTGATGATCGATGCCCACCTTCCTCCGCACGCAGAGGGCAGCCACCACGGCGACACCCGCCTTATTCGCCACGCCTATGGTGAAGGCGAGCGCTACGTTCCGCTGGTGCTTAGAGCACAAGCGCTATGGGACGAATTATCAGCCCTGAGCGAGGATAAGATTTTTGAGCGTACGGGTGTGGTGAATCTCGGCCCTGCGCATTCGGAATTTCTGGCAAACGTCGAACACAGCGCCCGTGAGTTCAATCTGGACGTTGAGCGCCTCGATGCGAGTGCCATCTCCCAACGCTGGCCAGAAATCACTGTCCCGGCAGATTACATCGGGCTGTTTGAAGCCAACTCCGGTGTGCTGCACTGCGAAACCGCGATCAAAACCTGGGTATCCCTCGCAGAACAATCAGGCTGTGCGCAGCTGTTTAACTGCCCGGTGACCGCCATTCATCATCATGACGACGGCGTGACCGTAGATACGCCGGAAGGCCCATACACGGCTTCTCGCCTGCTGGTGAGCGCCGGAACATGGGTCACGAAGCTGATGCCTGAGTTACCGATTCAGCCAGTGCGTAAAGTCTTCTCGTGGTTCCAGGCCGATGGCCGTTTTAGTACGCAGAACAAATTCCCGGCGTTTACGGGCGAACTGCCGAACGGCGATCAGTTCTACGGCTTCCCGTCCGAGAAAGATGCGCTCAAAATTGGCAAGCATAACGGCGGGCAAATCATCTCCTCACCGGAAGAGCGCAAACCGTTTGGTGATTTACCGGGCGATGGTTCTGAGGCTTTTAGCTTCTTACGCCATGTGCTGCCGGGTGTAGGTGGGCTGCTCTACGGTGCCGCCTGCACCTACGACAACACCCCAGATGAAGATTTCATCATCGACACGCTGCCAGGCCATAACAACACGCTGCTGATCACCGGGCTGAGCGGCCACGGGTTCAAATTTGCTTCTGTGCTGGGTGAGATAGCCGCGCAGTTTGCTCAGGGAATCGCGCCACAGTTTGATCTGACGCCCTTCTCTCTCGCGCGTTTTGGCGGATAA
- a CDS encoding Dihydroorotase, producing MTAHPQVLKIRRPDDWHIHLRDGDMLKTVVPYTSEIYGRAIVMPNLVPPVTTVDAAIAYRQRILDAVPAGHNFTPLMTCYLTDSLDPNEVERGFKEGVFTAAKLYPANATTNSSHGVTSTDAIMPVLERMEKLGMPLLIHGEVTHPDIDIFDREARFIETVMEPLRQRLQGLKVVFEHITTKDAAEYVRDGNELLAATITPQHLMFNRNHMLVGGVRPHLYCLPILKRNIHQQALRELVANGFTRAFLGTDSAPHARHRKEASCGCAGCFNAPTALASYATVFEEMGALEHFEAFCSLNGPRFYGLSVNETFIELERKESQVEESIALTDDTLIPFLAGETVNWTVKR from the coding sequence ATGACTGCACATCCCCAGGTTCTGAAAATCCGCCGCCCTGACGACTGGCATATCCATCTGCGCGATGGTGACATGCTGAAAACCGTTGTCCCCTACACCAGCGAAATCTATGGCCGCGCGATTGTCATGCCTAACCTGGTTCCGCCAGTCACCACCGTTGATGCCGCGATCGCCTATCGCCAGCGCATCCTCGACGCTGTTCCTGCTGGCCACAATTTTACTCCGCTGATGACCTGCTATCTGACCGATTCCCTCGATCCGAACGAGGTGGAACGCGGCTTTAAAGAGGGCGTGTTTACCGCCGCCAAGCTCTATCCGGCCAATGCTACGACCAACTCCAGTCACGGCGTCACCAGCACAGATGCGATTATGCCGGTGCTGGAACGCATGGAAAAACTGGGTATGCCGCTACTGATCCACGGCGAAGTCACGCATCCTGACATTGACATTTTTGATCGTGAAGCTCGCTTCATTGAGACCGTCATGGAGCCGCTGCGCCAGCGTCTGCAAGGGCTGAAAGTGGTCTTTGAACACATCACGACCAAAGATGCGGCAGAGTACGTGCGCGACGGTAACGAATTGCTGGCCGCAACCATTACCCCACAGCATCTGATGTTCAACCGCAATCACATGCTGGTCGGCGGCGTGCGCCCGCACCTTTACTGCCTGCCAATCCTCAAGCGTAATATCCACCAGCAGGCGCTGCGTGAGCTGGTTGCCAACGGTTTTACCCGTGCCTTCCTCGGGACCGACTCTGCGCCGCACGCACGTCATCGTAAAGAAGCCAGCTGTGGTTGTGCGGGCTGCTTCAACGCCCCAACGGCGCTGGCAAGCTACGCCACCGTATTTGAAGAGATGGGCGCGCTGGAACACTTCGAAGCCTTCTGTTCCCTCAATGGTCCACGCTTCTACGGTCTGTCGGTGAATGAAACCTTTATCGAACTGGAGCGTAAAGAGAGTCAGGTCGAAGAATCCATCGCTCTGACAGATGACACGCTGATCCCATTCCTGGCCGGTGAAACGGTCAACTGGACGGTTAAACGCTAA
- a CDS encoding Protein yceI precursor, translated as MKKHLLGIALGSLVFATGSAVAADYKIDKEGQHAFVNFRIQHLGYSWLYGTFKDFDGNFTFDEKNPAADKVNVTINTTSLDTNHAERDKHLRSADFLNVAKFPQATFTSTAVKKDGEGLDITGNLTLNGVTKPVTLDAKLIGQGDDPWGGKRAGFEAAGKIHLKDFNITTDLGPASQDVELIISVEGVQQK; from the coding sequence ATGAAAAAACACCTGCTGGGTATCGCGTTAGGTTCTCTGGTATTTGCCACCGGCTCTGCCGTGGCGGCTGATTATAAAATTGATAAAGAGGGCCAACACGCCTTCGTTAATTTCCGTATTCAGCATCTGGGCTATAGCTGGCTGTATGGCACATTTAAAGATTTCGATGGCAACTTTACCTTTGACGAGAAGAATCCCGCAGCGGACAAAGTGAATGTGACCATTAACACGACCAGCCTAGATACTAACCATGCCGAGCGCGATAAACACCTGCGCAGCGCAGATTTCCTCAATGTGGCGAAATTCCCGCAGGCGACATTCACCTCAACGGCAGTGAAAAAGGATGGTGAAGGGCTGGATATTACTGGCAACCTGACGCTGAATGGCGTGACCAAACCGGTCACACTCGACGCAAAACTCATTGGTCAGGGTGATGATCCGTGGGGCGGCAAGCGCGCTGGCTTCGAGGCCGCGGGTAAAATCCATCTGAAAGATTTTAACATTACCACCGATTTAGGCCCGGCATCGCAGGACGTTGAGTTGATTATTTCCGTGGAAGGCGTACAGCAGAAGTAG
- a CDS encoding Ribosomal-protein-S5p-alanine acetyltransferase, producing the protein MFGYRSNVPKVRLTTDRLVVRLVHERDAWRLADYYAENRQFLKPWEPVRDESHCYPSGWQARLSMIAEFHKQGSAFYFALLDPEEKEIIGIANFSNVVRGSFHACYLGYSIGQKWQGQGLMFEALTSAIRYMQRSQHIHRIMANYMPHNQRSGDLLARLGFEKEGYAKEYLLIDGEWRDHVLTALTTKEWTAGR; encoded by the coding sequence ATGTTTGGCTATCGCAGTAATGTGCCAAAAGTGCGCCTGACAACAGACAGACTGGTCGTCCGTCTGGTGCATGAGCGTGATGCCTGGCGTCTGGCGGATTATTACGCCGAGAATCGCCAGTTTTTGAAGCCCTGGGAGCCCGTTCGGGATGAAAGCCACTGTTATCCCTCTGGCTGGCAGGCTCGCCTGAGCATGATTGCCGAATTTCACAAGCAGGGCAGCGCCTTTTATTTCGCCCTGCTGGACCCGGAAGAGAAAGAAATTATCGGCATTGCCAATTTTTCCAACGTGGTGCGCGGATCGTTTCACGCCTGTTACCTGGGCTATTCCATCGGTCAGAAATGGCAGGGACAGGGATTAATGTTTGAAGCCCTGACCAGCGCGATACGCTATATGCAGCGTTCGCAGCACATTCATCGCATCATGGCCAACTATATGCCCCACAATCAGCGCAGCGGCGATCTGCTGGCGCGCCTCGGGTTTGAGAAAGAAGGCTATGCGAAAGAGTATCTGTTGATTGACGGCGAGTGGCGTGACCACGTGCTGACGGCGTTAACCACCAAAGAATGGACCGCAGGTCGTTAA
- a CDS encoding Lipid A biosynthesis lauroyl acyltransferase, whose translation MTQLPKFSMELLHPRYWPIWSGVGLLWLLVQLPYPVIYRVGCGLGHIAQRYMKRRVKIANRNLELSFPEMSAQERHRMIRKNFESVGMGLMETGMAWFWSDKRMARWFEVTGTGMEPVHTLQAQKTGVLLIGIHFLTLEIGARMFGMQAPGIGVYRPNDNPVIDLLQTWGRMRSNKSMIDRKDLKGMIRALKNGEVIWYAPDHDYGKQSSVFVPFFGVEKTATTTGTWMLAKMSKAAIVPFVPRRKPDGKGYELMMLEPECTPPLEDAETTARWMNGIVEKCIMLAPEQYMWLHRRFKTRPEGEPSRY comes from the coding sequence ATGACCCAATTACCCAAATTTTCTATGGAGCTGCTCCACCCGCGTTACTGGCCAATCTGGTCTGGCGTCGGCCTTTTATGGTTGCTGGTTCAACTGCCCTACCCGGTGATTTATCGTGTTGGATGCGGCCTCGGTCATATCGCTCAGCGCTACATGAAACGGCGCGTCAAAATTGCGAATCGAAATCTGGAACTTTCCTTTCCAGAAATGAGTGCGCAAGAGCGCCACCGCATGATCAGGAAAAATTTCGAATCCGTCGGTATGGGTTTGATGGAAACGGGAATGGCCTGGTTCTGGTCAGACAAACGTATGGCGCGCTGGTTCGAAGTGACCGGTACGGGCATGGAACCGGTGCATACACTGCAAGCGCAAAAAACCGGCGTGCTGCTGATTGGGATTCATTTTCTCACCCTCGAAATCGGGGCACGGATGTTCGGCATGCAAGCACCGGGAATCGGCGTGTATCGCCCGAACGATAATCCGGTCATCGACCTGCTACAAACCTGGGGCCGCATGCGTTCCAATAAGAGCATGATTGATCGTAAAGACCTTAAAGGAATGATCCGCGCGCTAAAAAACGGTGAAGTGATCTGGTACGCGCCGGACCACGACTATGGTAAGCAATCCAGCGTGTTCGTCCCCTTCTTTGGCGTCGAAAAAACGGCGACCACCACCGGAACCTGGATGCTGGCGAAGATGTCAAAAGCGGCTATCGTGCCCTTCGTTCCGCGTCGTAAACCCGACGGAAAAGGCTACGAGTTAATGATGCTTGAGCCGGAATGCACACCGCCGCTCGAAGATGCAGAAACCACGGCCAGATGGATGAATGGCATCGTGGAAAAATGCATCATGCTCGCCCCTGAGCAATATATGTGGCTGCATCGTCGTTTCAAAACACGCCCAGAAGGCGAACCCTCGCGCTATTAA
- a CDS encoding MFS superfamily export protein YceL, translating to MSRVSQARSLGKYFLLVDNMLVVLGFFVVFPLISIRFVDQMGWAALMVGIALGLRQFVQQGLGVFGGAIADRFGAKPMIVTGMLLRAAGFATMGIAHDPWLLWFSCFLSGIGGTLFDPPRTALVVKLIRPQHRGRFFSLLMMQDSAGAVVGALLGSWLLQYDFRLVCATGAVLFILCAGFNAWLLPAWKLSTVKAPVREGLGRVLADKRFVTYVLTLTGYYMLAVQVMLMLPIMVNDIAGSPAAVKWMYAIEACLSLTLLYPIARWSEKRFRLEHRLMAGLLLMTLSMMPIGLVGTLQQLFILICTFYIGSIIAEPARETLSAGLADPRARGSYMGFSRLGLAFGGALGYAGGGWLFDAGKELNQPELPWMMLGVVGFITLIALWWQFSPKRSTSGMLEPGA from the coding sequence ATGTCCCGCGTATCACAGGCAAGGAGCCTGGGTAAATATTTCCTGTTGGTCGATAACATGCTGGTCGTGCTCGGCTTTTTTGTCGTGTTCCCGCTGATCTCCATTCGCTTTGTGGATCAAATGGGCTGGGCGGCATTAATGGTCGGCATTGCGCTGGGATTGCGTCAGTTTGTCCAGCAGGGGCTGGGGGTGTTTGGCGGTGCGATTGCCGACCGCTTTGGCGCAAAACCGATGATCGTTACCGGCATGCTGCTGCGTGCAGCAGGATTTGCCACTATGGGCATCGCTCACGATCCCTGGCTACTGTGGTTCTCCTGCTTCCTTTCCGGGATTGGCGGCACCCTGTTTGACCCGCCGCGCACCGCGCTGGTTGTCAAACTGATTCGCCCGCAGCATCGCGGTCGCTTTTTCTCCCTGCTGATGATGCAGGACAGCGCCGGTGCGGTGGTCGGTGCGCTGCTCGGCAGCTGGCTGCTGCAATACGACTTCCGCCTGGTGTGTGCCACCGGCGCGGTCCTGTTTATCCTGTGCGCTGGGTTTAACGCCTGGCTACTGCCGGCCTGGAAACTCTCGACGGTGAAAGCGCCGGTCCGCGAAGGGCTGGGTCGCGTGCTGGCGGATAAACGGTTTGTCACTTATGTGCTGACACTGACCGGGTATTACATGCTGGCAGTACAAGTCATGCTGATGCTACCGATTATGGTCAACGACATCGCGGGATCGCCTGCGGCGGTCAAATGGATGTACGCCATTGAAGCCTGCCTGTCGCTTACCCTGCTCTACCCTATCGCGCGCTGGAGTGAAAAACGTTTTCGTCTTGAGCATCGCCTGATGGCAGGCCTGTTGCTGATGACTCTTAGCATGATGCCGATTGGTTTAGTCGGCACTCTGCAACAGCTGTTTATTCTGATTTGTACCTTTTACATTGGGTCGATCATTGCTGAACCGGCCCGTGAAACACTCAGCGCGGGCCTTGCCGATCCCCGCGCCCGTGGCAGTTACATGGGCTTTAGCCGTCTGGGTCTGGCCTTTGGCGGCGCGCTGGGATACGCCGGTGGCGGTTGGCTGTTTGATGCGGGCAAAGAATTAAATCAACCCGAGTTACCGTGGATGATGCTGGGCGTGGTGGGCTTTATTACGCTCATCGCCCTGTGGTGGCAGTTCAGCCCAAAACGCAGTACCAGCGGGATGCTGGAGCCGGGTGCATAA
- a CDS encoding Cytochrome B561, with the protein MQLRNSSARYGLISMLMHWLIALAVYGMFGLGLWMVTLSYYDGWYHQAPELHKSIGILLMMTLVVRLVWRHFSPPPPPLKSYSKLTRISAAGAHIALYGVLFAILISGYLISTADGKPISVFGLFDVPATLADAGSQADLAGQVHLWLAWGVVILSVLHGLAALKHHFIDKDATLKRMLGRSSVDSGV; encoded by the coding sequence ATGCAACTGCGTAATTCTTCTGCACGCTATGGATTAATATCCATGCTAATGCACTGGTTAATTGCCCTCGCGGTTTATGGCATGTTCGGCTTAGGTTTGTGGATGGTGACGCTGAGCTATTACGACGGCTGGTACCATCAGGCCCCTGAACTGCACAAAAGCATTGGCATCCTGCTGATGATGACTCTGGTCGTTCGACTCGTCTGGCGCCACTTTTCTCCGCCACCTCCGCCCTTGAAAAGCTACAGCAAACTGACGCGGATTAGCGCGGCGGGTGCGCACATCGCGCTCTATGGGGTTCTGTTTGCCATTTTGATCAGCGGCTATTTGATTTCCACCGCAGACGGCAAACCGATTAGCGTATTTGGTCTTTTTGACGTTCCGGCAACTCTCGCGGACGCCGGCTCTCAGGCCGATCTGGCGGGCCAGGTGCATCTATGGCTTGCCTGGGGCGTCGTGATTTTATCTGTCCTTCACGGCCTTGCGGCCCTTAAACATCATTTCATCGATAAAGACGCCACGCTCAAGCGCATGCTGGGCCGATCGTCGGTTGACTCTGGAGTATAA
- a CDS encoding Rhodanese domain protein, Enterobacterial subgroup, YceA-like protein — protein MPVLHNRISNETLKARMLAETEARVTISFYKYFSIPEPQETRDALYKSFEALSVFGRVYLAHEGINAQISVPESKVSAFRDFLYGFHPAFDNLRLNIALDDDGKSFWVLRMKVRERIVADGIDDPSFNAADVGEYLKAAEVNAMLDDPDAVFIDMRNHYEYEVGHFENALEIPADTFREQLPKAVEMMQEHKDKKIVMYCTGGIRCEKASAFMKHSGFNKVWHIEGGIIEYARRAREQGLPVRFIGKNFVFDERMGERISEDIIAHCHQCGTPCDTHTNCKNDGCHLLFIQCPTCAEKFRGCCSELCSEESVLPEEEQRRRRAGRENGNKIFNKSRGRLNTKLGIPDPE, from the coding sequence ATGCCAGTGTTACACAACCGCATTTCGAATGAGACGTTGAAAGCACGCATGCTGGCGGAAACCGAAGCGCGTGTAACGATTTCATTCTACAAATATTTTTCTATCCCTGAGCCGCAGGAAACCCGCGACGCACTGTATAAATCCTTCGAAGCGCTGAGCGTGTTTGGCCGCGTTTACCTGGCTCATGAAGGCATCAATGCCCAGATCAGCGTGCCAGAAAGTAAAGTCAGTGCTTTCCGCGATTTTCTTTATGGTTTTCACCCGGCATTCGACAATCTGCGCCTGAATATCGCGCTGGACGATGACGGGAAATCCTTCTGGGTGCTGCGCATGAAAGTGCGGGAGCGTATCGTAGCGGATGGAATTGACGATCCCTCGTTCAACGCCGCAGATGTTGGCGAGTATCTGAAAGCGGCTGAAGTTAACGCCATGCTGGACGATCCGGATGCGGTGTTCATCGATATGCGTAACCACTACGAGTACGAAGTGGGGCACTTCGAGAACGCGCTGGAAATTCCGGCGGATACCTTCCGCGAGCAGCTTCCGAAAGCCGTCGAAATGATGCAGGAACACAAAGATAAAAAAATTGTGATGTACTGCACCGGCGGCATTCGCTGTGAAAAAGCCAGCGCCTTTATGAAACACAGCGGTTTCAACAAAGTCTGGCATATCGAAGGCGGGATCATCGAGTACGCCCGTCGTGCGCGTGAGCAGGGTTTACCGGTGCGCTTTATCGGTAAGAACTTTGTCTTTGACGAGCGTATGGGCGAGCGTATTTCTGAAGACATCATCGCGCATTGCCATCAGTGCGGAACGCCTTGTGATACACATACGAACTGCAAAAATGACGGCTGCCATCTGCTGTTTATTCAGTGTCCGACGTGTGCGGAGAAATTCAGAGGATGCTGTAGCGAACTGTGTAGCGAAGAGAGCGTGTTGCCTGAAGAGGAACAGCGCCGCCGTCGCGCAGGACGTGAAAACGGCAATAAGATCTTCAATAAATCACGCGGTCGTCTGAATACTAAACTCGGTATTCCTGATCCGGAATAA
- a CDS encoding Virulence factor MviM, which yields MTKLRIGVVGLGGIAQKAWLPVLSAATDWTLVGAWSPTRAKALQICETWRMPYATSLLDLARECDAVFVHTSTSTHYQVVTALLNAGVHVCVDKPLAENVQDAERLIELAARKNLTLMVGFNRRFAPLYQDLKTRLGTAASLRMDKHRADSIGPNDLRFTLLDDYLHVVDTALWLTNGHAQLKSGTLQTNDQGEMVYAEHHFSVDNIQLTTSMHRRAGSQRESVQAVTDGALFDVTDMREWREEKGSGVVTRPIPGWESTLEQRGFAGCARHFIECVQNQTVPETSGEQAILAQRIIEKLWREAMSE from the coding sequence GTGACAAAATTACGCATTGGCGTGGTCGGTCTCGGCGGGATCGCGCAAAAGGCCTGGCTGCCGGTACTCAGTGCCGCAACGGACTGGACGCTGGTGGGCGCATGGTCGCCGACGCGCGCAAAAGCGCTGCAAATCTGTGAAACCTGGCGAATGCCGTATGCAACGTCGCTTCTCGACCTGGCGCGAGAATGCGATGCGGTATTTGTCCATACCTCAACGTCGACCCACTATCAGGTCGTGACGGCGCTCCTGAATGCCGGTGTTCATGTTTGTGTCGACAAACCGCTGGCGGAAAATGTGCAGGATGCCGAGCGTCTGATTGAACTGGCCGCTCGCAAAAACCTGACGCTAATGGTCGGGTTTAATCGCCGCTTTGCCCCGCTCTATCAGGATCTCAAAACTCGACTTGGTACGGCGGCGTCGCTGCGAATGGACAAACATCGCGCTGACAGCATTGGTCCAAACGATCTGCGTTTCACGCTGCTGGACGATTATCTTCACGTGGTGGATACCGCGCTGTGGCTGACCAATGGTCATGCACAGTTGAAAAGCGGTACGCTGCAAACCAACGATCAGGGCGAAATGGTCTATGCCGAACACCATTTCTCGGTGGACAATATTCAGCTGACAACCAGTATGCACCGCCGTGCAGGAAGCCAGCGTGAATCGGTACAGGCCGTGACCGATGGCGCGCTTTTCGACGTGACAGATATGCGCGAATGGCGTGAGGAGAAAGGAAGCGGGGTGGTGACCCGTCCTATCCCAGGCTGGGAGAGTACGCTCGAGCAGCGCGGCTTTGCCGGATGTGCGCGTCACTTTATCGAGTGCGTGCAAAATCAGACAGTTCCTGAAACATCGGGCGAGCAGGCTATTCTGGCGCAGCGCATCATCGAAAAGCTTTGGCGCGAGGCGATGAGCGAGTGA
- a CDS encoding lipoprotein yceB precursor: MKKIVIAAAFVISGLLVGCNQLTHYSVSEQEINQALEKHNNFSKDIGVPGVADAHIVLNHLVSQIGREEPNKVTLSGDAKLDMNSLFGSQKANIKLKLKALPVFNKEKGAIYLQEMEIVDAEVTPEKMKPVLQTLMPYLNQSLRNYFNQQPAYVLSEDRSKGEALAKKYAKGIEVKPGEIIIPFTD; the protein is encoded by the coding sequence ATGAAGAAGATTGTCATTGCTGCTGCTTTCGTTATCAGTGGCCTGCTGGTCGGTTGTAACCAGCTTACCCACTACAGCGTGAGTGAGCAGGAAATTAATCAGGCGCTGGAAAAACACAATAATTTTTCTAAGGATATCGGCGTACCTGGCGTTGCCGATGCCCATATCGTACTGAATCATCTCGTCAGCCAGATTGGGCGAGAAGAGCCAAACAAAGTCACCCTGTCAGGTGATGCCAAACTGGATATGAACTCTCTTTTCGGCAGCCAGAAAGCCAACATCAAACTGAAGCTGAAAGCGTTGCCGGTGTTCAACAAAGAAAAAGGCGCGATTTATCTGCAAGAGATGGAGATCGTGGACGCCGAAGTGACGCCGGAAAAAATGAAACCGGTGCTGCAAACGCTAATGCCGTATCTGAACCAGTCGCTGCGCAACTATTTTAATCAGCAGCCTGCGTATGTGCTGAGCGAAGACCGAAGCAAAGGCGAGGCCCTGGCGAAAAAATATGCCAAGGGCATCGAAGTGAAACCGGGTGAAATTATCATTCCGTTCACGGATTAA
- a CDS encoding biofilm formation regulatory protein BssS: MEKNNEVIQTHPLVGWDISTVDSYDALMLRLHYQTPNQPSREEAEVGQTLWLTTDVARQFISILEAGIAKIESGDYQENEYRRH; encoded by the coding sequence ATGGAAAAGAATAATGAAGTCATCCAGACCCATCCGCTTGTTGGATGGGATATCAGTACCGTAGATAGCTACGATGCACTGATGCTGCGTTTGCACTACCAGACCCCGAATCAGCCTAGCCGTGAAGAAGCGGAAGTTGGTCAGACACTGTGGCTGACCACAGATGTTGCACGCCAGTTTATTTCTATTTTAGAGGCAGGCATTGCCAAAATAGAGTCTGGCGACTACCAGGAAAATGAGTATCGTCGGCATTAA
- a CDS encoding Multidrug-efflux transporter, major facilitator superfamily (MFS): MSPSDAPINWKRNLIVVWLGCFLTGAGFSLVMPFLPLYVEHLGVTGHSALNMWSGLVFSITFLFSAVASPFWGGLADRKGRKIMLLRSALGMAIIMVLMGLAQNIWQFLILRALLGLLGGFVPNANALIATQIPRHKSGWALGTLSTGAVSGALLGPLAGGLMADSYGLRPVFFITASVLFACFLLTAFFIRENFTPVPKKEMLHARDVIGSLKNPKLVLSLFVTTMIIQVATGSIAPILTLYVRELAGNVSNIAFISGMIASVPGVAALLSAPRLGKLGDRIGPEKILIAALIISVLLLIPMSFVQTPWQLGVLRFLLGAADGALLPAVQTLLVYNSTNQIAGRIFSYNQSFRDIGNVTGPLVGAGISASYGFRAVFIVTALVVLFNAIYSWWSLARASQPALNASS; this comes from the coding sequence ATGTCGCCCTCAGATGCCCCCATAAACTGGAAGCGTAACCTCATTGTTGTCTGGCTAGGCTGTTTTCTGACCGGTGCCGGTTTTAGCCTGGTCATGCCCTTTCTACCCCTGTACGTCGAACACCTCGGCGTGACTGGCCATAGCGCGCTGAACATGTGGTCTGGCCTGGTATTTAGTATCACCTTCCTGTTTTCAGCCGTCGCGTCCCCCTTCTGGGGTGGGCTTGCCGATCGTAAGGGGCGCAAGATTATGCTCCTGCGTTCGGCCCTCGGCATGGCCATCATCATGGTGCTGATGGGGCTGGCGCAAAACATCTGGCAGTTTCTGATCCTGCGTGCCCTTTTGGGATTACTGGGTGGCTTTGTGCCTAACGCTAACGCGCTGATCGCCACACAAATCCCACGTCATAAAAGCGGCTGGGCACTAGGAACGTTATCGACTGGCGCAGTCAGCGGCGCACTGTTGGGCCCGCTTGCTGGCGGCCTGATGGCCGATAGCTACGGCCTGCGTCCGGTATTCTTCATTACCGCCAGCGTCCTTTTTGCCTGCTTCCTGCTGACGGCGTTCTTTATCCGGGAAAACTTCACTCCGGTGCCGAAGAAAGAGATGCTGCATGCCCGCGATGTTATCGGCTCGCTGAAAAATCCAAAACTGGTATTAAGCCTGTTTGTCACGACGATGATTATTCAGGTGGCGACCGGTTCTATCGCCCCAATACTGACACTGTACGTTCGCGAGTTAGCGGGTAACGTCAGCAATATCGCTTTTATCAGTGGGATGATTGCCTCGGTGCCTGGTGTCGCCGCGCTGCTTAGTGCCCCGCGTCTCGGGAAACTGGGCGATCGCATCGGCCCGGAAAAAATTCTGATTGCCGCACTGATTATCTCCGTCTTGCTTCTGATCCCCATGTCGTTCGTACAGACGCCGTGGCAACTGGGCGTATTGCGCTTCCTGCTCGGTGCTGCAGACGGGGCGCTACTCCCTGCGGTGCAAACGCTGCTGGTCTACAACTCCACAAACCAAATTGCCGGACGGATCTTCAGCTATAACCAGTCTTTCCGTGATATCGGCAACGTCACAGGGCCGCTGGTTGGGGCAGGGATCTCTGCCAGTTATGGTTTCCGCGCCGTGTTTATCGTCACGGCCCTCGTTGTGCTGTTTAACGCTATTTATTCCTGGTGGAGCCTGGCCCGCGCCTCGCAGCCCGCGCTTAATGCATCCTCCTGA